Proteins encoded in a region of the Coffea eugenioides isolate CCC68of chromosome 4, Ceug_1.0, whole genome shotgun sequence genome:
- the LOC113767631 gene encoding uncharacterized protein LOC113767631: MAVTSTAAAQLRCLRPNISNRRPLYRISGDYAPRFLAMATPQKVNKYDSKWEKKWFGAGIFYEGSEEVEFDVYKKLEKSKVLSNVEKAGLLSKAEEFGITLSSIEKLGLFSKAEDLGLLSLLEKAAGSSPSDLASAALPILVAAIVAIVVIPDDSAGLVAVQAVVAGALGVASAGLFIGAVLLGGIQEAE; this comes from the exons ATGGCTGTAACAAGTACTGCTGCTGCTCAGCTGAGATGTTTACGGCCTAATATCTCTAATCGAAGGCCTCTGTATCGGATTTCTGGTGATTATGCCCCAAGATTTCTAGCAATGGCAACGCCACAAAAG GTAAACAAATACGATAgcaaatgggaaaaaaaatggtttggtGCAGGCATCTTCTATGAAGGCAGCGAAGAAGTAGAATTTGATGTGTACAAGAAGTTGGAAAAGAGCAAAGTCCTAAGCAATGTGGAAAAGGCGGGATTGTTGTCAAAGGCTGAGGAATTTGGCATCACGCTTTCATCTATAGAGAAACTGGGCTTATTTTCCAAAGCAGAGGATTTGGGCCTGCTTAGCTTACTGGAAAAGGCTGCCGGGTCTTCGCCGTCCGACTTAGCCTCGGCGGCACTGCCGATTTTGGTGGCGGCCATTGTGGCCATTGTGGTGATTCCCGATGATTCCGCAGGCCTCGTGGCGGTGCAAGCGGTGGTGGCTGGTGCGCTTGGGGTTGCTAGTGCTGGGCTTTTCATTGGAGCCGTACTTTTGGGTGGGATACAAGAGGCCGAGTGA